The Drosophila nasuta strain 15112-1781.00 chromosome 2R, ASM2355853v1, whole genome shotgun sequence genome segment GGTTTCTCACGGGGCGTCAAGTACTGCGAGTCACGCTCCACGCCCGGACGACGACAGGAGCCCAGTAGACGATAGTATTGGGCCATGCAGAGCGGCTGATTCTTCTCACGAGACGCGGTGCGCTCCAGCGGTAGCTCGCCGCTGTCCAGCATCTCCTTGTGGGCGACAATGCCATCGAGCAGACGGGCTGCAAAGTGGGCGACATCGTGGACGGTGCGGAAGCGACGGGGCGGAAAGACCATGCCAGGATTCGAGTTAATCGGCAAGGGGATGCGGACATTCATGTACATGTCGTTGAGCCAGTAATAGTAGGCCTAAAAGATGtggaggtgtgtgtgtgtgtgtgtgtgtgtgggatgTACAAAACATGGAAATGacattacaaattcaattagtgCTCAATGACATTGATGATAATAATGTTCTGGGTGGGGTCGAATTTCTCTGAATATTTCGGGGCGTTATCATTGGGCGTGCGATAAGGCATCGATCGCAGATCTAAGATCTTGATTGATAGCGCACATCAACCATGTATAAATAGTGGCCAGGGATGGCAATGGGAAGTCAGTACAAAAGCTTCATCTACCATCAACGGATACCCCAAGCTCCACTACACAAACCAGCCAAGATGAAAGGTAACAACTAcctaaatacattttgttctGGCATCCTATTCAATTTCCTTCACTTGCAGTATTCGCTCTGACTCTGCTCAGCCTATTGGCTTTGTCGCAGGCTCGCCTGGACTACAAGCTGCAGTGCACCCGCGAGGAGGTTGGCATCCGCTGGCCCAGCTACTTCAGCAACTCGGAGTACTTTGTCTGTCAGAGCATCTTCGGCAGCCAGCTGACTGTCCATTGTCCCGCCGGTGAGGTATTTTCCTTTGTGCTGCAACAGTGTGCCGCCCCAGCTTTGTATGTGCCCGCTCCACCCATGGACTCGTTGCCCACAGCAGCACCCATCACCACCCACTTGATCGATGAGGTGCCACCAGTATTGGGACCACAGCCAGTTGTTCATGAGCTGCCTCTGACTCATCATGAGGAGCACGAGCCTGTTGTCAATGCTCTGCCTTTGGACCCCACACCACCAACCCCACCCACTGAGCCACCAACGCCACCCACCGTTGTTGCTGAGGCCCCCAAGCCAGGCAAGCGTCCAGTTCCTCCTCCACCATCGGCACAGAAGGCTAGCGCCAAGAAGCCATCGGCTCCAGCTCCAGCCAAGGCTGCCGCCAAGaagccagctgctgctgctccagcaaAGGCGGCCAAGAAGCCCACGCCACCCAGCAAGGGACAGAAGAAAGCCTAAGACAACTACACAACAATAACTCTTTCCTCACCATGCGGgggaagcagcaacagaatcTATACTAAGAAATCTATTAACAAGCGGAATTTCATTCAAAACTTCattccaaaaacaaacacaaatagcaacaaataaatatctaACTGcaattcatatatatttccGACTACCGTCATTGAAAACTATTACGTCTTGGAACTTTTGGGAAGTTTTGGGAGTTCCTACAACTTTGGAACTGGTATTCCCAGTACACCATTATAATAGTCTAATAAATCTATTAGTTAATTGTTCTTGTCAACAAAAATATCGAAAGCAGTCGACactttaaattgattgatgTTTGATAGAGTCGAAAATGCAGCAGAAATCGAGTGTAACGACGGCCTAATACCCTTTATTTCTCTTCTGTAGAGTGCATTTGGTTTTCTCCTACTACTCCTACtaccattaaaaatatatgagtTAAACtttttatgcagtttttcacttttaaagTGACagatataacatttttattatgtttgctaattctatatttttccttttttatttaaatgcaatttcctAATTTTATGACACGAAAACCATAAAAACTTTTATGTGTTAAACTGTTATATGCAAACATATAAACTTGTTAGCCTTTAAAGACGCtagaattaaatattttagttacattttctaaatgaaaaacattttttgtttataatttgtgttttattttagaattttctttttaagaaTCTTTCTTCTAAAAtgttgtatttcttaaattaaattatattttatgatgacattttaaattaaaattgtcagattttatttattttttatcatttattatttactttagtGACATGAAATTTATCGGAAActtgtaattttattattataatgggcattttgaaatgttatcacactatagtaaatatatattgttcaTCACTATGACTATTAAACATTTCTAATTATATATGCTTATCTATATTGAACTTCTAAGATAATCATGTTATATAGAATATCATCATagatcaaattaaatgttgcaCTCATAACTATAGTATTGATTTTTGCTATAAATGAAAGGGTAGAATAAACTATTTTTTCGACaaatttagttattaaattattaatattttactagATTTGGTTACTATGTAAACGATTAAAGTTACTAATCTGTATTCGTGCATTATTATACAATAGGAAAGTGTGATCCCCCTGAATTTTAATGAGAGATTGTTCTGAATTTGACACAATTACTTCcgttattattgaatttccGAAGAAAGACATCGCTATGTTTatcgcacactcacacttgaCAGTCGATTGAATAAGGTTGTGAATCGTTGTGAAAATGATATGAACGTTATTAGCGGCAAATAGACAATAAATGTTCGTTAGCAAAATATAgtatgataatgataatgatgatgacatTTACCGCAAAAGAATTGCCTATTTGAGACTTTCGAGTACTCGAACTCGCACTCATAGATGATTCAAACGCCATGCTAATTGTCATGCAATGTCAAGAATGAAACTACTCTTGCTATCGAACGATTATTCAATCATTACGATTGTAGTTTTTCGCTGGTGTCGTTACGTTATCTTTGGCCCAAAGATTACCCAGGTTACACAGACATCGATGAAGGAGCGGtgaatagagagagagggaagcaTGGGGTGGAGCAGCCTAAAACGCATTTCAATTAGGCAAGTTAGTCGCTTGGcattttgatttcgatttccattttaattttggcaCAAGGCCCGCGGTACGACATGAATTAATCTAGACGAGCGAACTGATTACAGAATGTTGAACAAGTGCGCCAAACTTTGAGGCGTTGGATGGCATAAAAGGCTCGTTGCCCGGCTGTTTGGGAGCAGTGATCGCAACGTCAAGAACACAGTAAAGTCGAAACAGTTCGGAAgctcacaacaacaaacagcagcgtTATGAAAGCCGGTAAGCACTCAAACTAAAGGATCACCACAAGGATATACAGTAATCACAAAtgttctctctgtctctttctctgtctctgtgtgtgtttgtagttATTCTCTCCTCAGTCGCTGTACTGCTACTGGCCACCGTCAGTGTGCAGGCACAGTCATGCGCATCACCCGAATACACCCAGGTTGTTGACATCGATTGCTCGAAACTTGGCACAAGGATCGCAGTGCCCAACTACAACGATATACAATCGTATTATACGTGTAGCAGCAATAAGGCTACCACCCTCCCAACATTGAACAACTGCTCCTCAACTCAGTACTTCACCTACGTTTACCAGCAATGCGACCCCTGTGCTGATTACATTCCCGCCGTGCCCTGCTCCTCGCTGAAGGTGCCCGTCAATTGTACCAACATTGCCGCCGTGACGACAGCAGCACCAACCACCGCAGCACCAACCACCGCAGCACCAACCACCGCAGCACCGACCACCGCAGCACCGACCACCGCAGCGCCGACAACCGCGGCACCGACCACCAAGGCGCCGACAACAGTCACAGTGCCCACACCACCCGTTGAGGAGGAGACAACGGCCAGTTCAGGTGATACCACCATTTATGTGCCAGAGCCACCATCGCCCAACGAGGGTCCCACACCACCTGGCCCAGACCCAACTGCTCCCAATGTGCCATCTGGACCACCAGTGGTCGGCTAAGCAGTGCACCAGTATATCACCAATAGTAAACCAAAAGGAACTCCGTTATGCATTTTGCTCGCGCTACAAACAATTTTCGATTGAATATACAACAGTTTTCAATAGTGCAAtgaatacaacaaatacaagCTTATATACAACCTATGTCGGTTCTTGTCGATTCACTCACCCAATTATCCTCGGCTTCGCGCTTGTCCAACAGGTACTGATGCAGTCGCGGTCCCAGCCCCTGTGGCGCCGAGAACTGCTTGATGATGCCCTTGGTCCGCTCCAGCTGCGCTGGCGTCGTGATGGGCTCCAGAGCCAGCACATAGTCGGCCATCGTTTGCTCTAGCGGTGGGACAGGTACCTTTGGTAGAGTCTGCAagcgaaatacaaaaaaaaaagaaggtgGAGCGGTTAAAAAAAGGGTTCGTTATTGTATTACCCTCCTCTCGATGTTCTCTGTTTTGCTCATTTGTATGCACAACATTATAGAAGttgatatatatgtatgtacatccACATAAAACCCAACCCTGCAGCATCAGCGCTCAACATTTTTCTTATACCCTCGGGActcaaatttcaaatcaaaaaaaaaaaagaaaaaagttagagaaatggaaaatgtataGAAAAAGCATAAGAAAAGGGAAAATGTTATCAAGGCAAGGGGGAATAGCATGAATCTGACATTGGGGCGTGCTGCATTAACCTTCCCCTCTTACACCCGCTCCCACTCCTTGAAATGTTTTGGCATTTCTTTAGCATTCACTTTTGCTTGTCAACTGACAACTTCAATTGAGAATTTCGCTCTCGAGATTCCCCAGTGATTCCCCCATCTGCGACACTCAGAATCGATTCCGGGGAACTCAAATTGCGTAGTACgtgcaaaatactaaactagTCAGTTGCTTA includes the following:
- the LOC132787480 gene encoding uncharacterized protein LOC132787480; the encoded protein is MAMGSQYKSFIYHQRIPQAPLHKPAKMKVFALTLLSLLALSQARLDYKLQCTREEVGIRWPSYFSNSEYFVCQSIFGSQLTVHCPAGEVFSFVLQQCAAPALYVPAPPMDSLPTAAPITTHLIDEVPPVLGPQPVVHELPLTHHEEHEPVVNALPLDPTPPTPPTEPPTPPTVVAEAPKPGKRPVPPPPSAQKASAKKPSAPAPAKAAAKKPAAAAPAKAAKKPTPPSKGQKKA
- the LOC132787481 gene encoding peritrophin-55, with product MKAVILSSVAVLLLATVSVQAQSCASPEYTQVVDIDCSKLGTRIAVPNYNDIQSYYTCSSNKATTLPTLNNCSSTQYFTYVYQQCDPCADYIPAVPCSSLKVPVNCTNIAAVTTAAPTTAAPTTAAPTTAAPTTAAPTTAAPTTAAPTTKAPTTVTVPTPPVEEETTASSGDTTIYVPEPPSPNEGPTPPGPDPTAPNVPSGPPVVG